In Mongoliitalea daihaiensis, one DNA window encodes the following:
- a CDS encoding DEAD/DEAH box helicase: MKVSAEQPFEIVYSLFSHEFLGLLFESFAVQLDEKGRLSFAYQNISHVNAKEFASGLDAMDYKLIQWMDDMQQDAVVKKFNTKKLKAKEYLRKVYDPKTGNKVIQEQIDIKLEHIRAKILEKLQGKRLFEMGNDGNPTWREIEIMPEKASVLFHFRRNEDNTHYFPTIKYAGEKLEWQYRNAYLICHEPAWMVLNGQLYSFQKNIDGHKLQPFLNKKFIVIPKSVEEQYYKKFVKQLVTSFDVYAVGFDIKVERSAPIPFLCLSELATAPKKDLFGNDMGDQEEDRIVFDLQFNYGEYTFRAENKVSTNVEVEKIEDNYIFHKVIRDLSKEKYYTDFLDKLGLQVKNGRISQPKSIAFGWINANKSVIEDLGISIKQAVNAQGKRYFIGYAHISVEVKENIDWFDVNALIKFGPFSIPFQKIRKILLQGKTEFELPNGEIAVIPHSWFVNYSEMFAFMEDSQVEDSEGQMILKKHHISLAQQLQEDNLVQLTLSRKLEKLRDFSQIEDYPLSPLFKGKLRPYQKAGYNWLRFLNEYKFGGCLADDMGLGKTVQTLALLAHEKENNPGSTSLLVMPTSLVYNWELEAKKFTPKLKILTYTGTHRIKDSKRFAKYDLVLTSYGITRMDVDVLKEFYFNYIILDESQAIKNPGSIISRAVNELHCRQRLILTGTPVENGTMDLWSQMNFINHGLLGSQGVFKKQFLLPIEKHSDVEKASKLHAIIKPFILRRMKSQVATDLPEKVINVKYATMTPEQEEAYEQIKSYYREKIVSEMGLPGMKNQQFTLLRGLTQLRQIANHPKLTDKDYSGDSGKLENIIHMVRETASEGHKVLIFSQFVRHLAIVREFLDQEGVKYAYLDGMTKDRQAQVQSFQEDDSVKIFLISLKAGGVGLNLTKAEYVFLLDPWWNPAVEAQAIDRAHRIGQQNKVIIYKFITRNTVEEKIMALQERKMALAGELISTEESFMKSLSKDDIEALLE, encoded by the coding sequence ATGAAAGTTTCTGCCGAGCAACCTTTTGAGATTGTTTATTCCCTGTTTAGTCATGAGTTTTTAGGACTATTGTTTGAGTCTTTTGCCGTGCAACTGGATGAAAAAGGACGTTTGTCGTTTGCTTATCAAAATATCTCCCATGTCAATGCCAAAGAATTTGCATCGGGCTTGGATGCAATGGACTACAAACTCATCCAGTGGATGGATGACATGCAGCAAGATGCAGTAGTGAAAAAGTTTAACACAAAAAAGCTGAAAGCTAAGGAGTACCTCAGGAAGGTTTATGATCCAAAAACTGGAAATAAGGTAATTCAAGAGCAAATCGACATTAAATTAGAGCATATACGCGCCAAGATTTTAGAAAAACTTCAAGGAAAAAGGCTGTTTGAAATGGGGAATGATGGTAACCCTACTTGGCGGGAGATTGAAATCATGCCAGAGAAGGCTTCCGTGTTATTTCATTTTCGAAGAAATGAGGATAATACACACTATTTCCCAACAATCAAATATGCAGGTGAAAAGCTTGAGTGGCAATATAGAAATGCTTATCTGATTTGTCATGAACCTGCTTGGATGGTTTTGAATGGACAACTATATAGTTTTCAAAAAAATATTGACGGCCACAAGCTTCAACCATTTTTGAACAAGAAATTCATTGTCATCCCCAAGTCGGTGGAAGAACAATATTATAAGAAATTTGTCAAGCAGCTTGTTACTTCTTTTGATGTGTATGCCGTAGGTTTTGATATCAAAGTGGAGCGGTCTGCTCCTATTCCTTTTTTGTGTTTGTCAGAATTGGCAACAGCCCCTAAAAAAGATTTGTTTGGGAATGACATGGGTGATCAAGAGGAAGATCGAATCGTATTTGATCTTCAGTTCAATTATGGAGAATATACCTTCCGTGCTGAAAATAAGGTAAGTACAAATGTTGAGGTAGAAAAAATTGAAGACAATTATATTTTTCACAAAGTAATTAGAGATCTCTCCAAAGAAAAATACTATACTGATTTCCTGGATAAGTTGGGTCTTCAAGTGAAAAATGGTCGAATCTCCCAACCAAAGTCCATTGCTTTTGGATGGATCAATGCTAATAAATCTGTCATTGAAGACTTGGGAATAAGTATCAAACAAGCAGTCAATGCACAGGGGAAACGCTATTTTATTGGATATGCGCATATTTCGGTAGAAGTAAAGGAAAACATCGATTGGTTTGATGTAAATGCATTGATAAAGTTTGGCCCTTTTTCCATCCCCTTCCAAAAAATAAGGAAAATTTTATTGCAAGGTAAGACTGAGTTTGAGTTACCAAATGGGGAAATTGCTGTCATTCCACACAGTTGGTTTGTCAACTATTCGGAAATGTTTGCTTTTATGGAGGACTCTCAAGTAGAGGATTCAGAAGGACAGATGATTCTCAAAAAGCATCACATTTCATTAGCTCAGCAATTACAAGAGGATAATTTGGTACAACTGACTTTGAGTAGAAAGTTGGAAAAATTGCGTGATTTCAGTCAGATAGAAGATTACCCTTTATCCCCATTATTCAAAGGCAAACTAAGACCATATCAAAAGGCTGGGTATAATTGGTTACGTTTTCTCAACGAATACAAGTTTGGCGGTTGCTTGGCAGATGATATGGGGTTGGGTAAAACTGTTCAAACCTTGGCTTTGTTAGCCCATGAAAAAGAAAACAACCCTGGCAGCACCTCTCTCTTGGTCATGCCTACTTCACTGGTATATAACTGGGAGTTGGAGGCTAAAAAGTTTACTCCGAAACTCAAAATTCTGACCTATACAGGGACGCACCGAATCAAGGATAGCAAGCGATTTGCCAAATATGATTTGGTATTGACGTCTTATGGTATTACCCGTATGGATGTAGATGTCTTGAAAGAGTTCTACTTTAATTACATCATATTAGATGAATCTCAGGCGATCAAGAATCCAGGGAGTATTATTTCAAGGGCTGTAAATGAATTGCATTGCAGGCAACGACTGATCTTGACAGGTACACCTGTAGAAAATGGAACTATGGATTTGTGGTCCCAAATGAACTTTATCAATCATGGATTGCTTGGAAGTCAGGGTGTATTTAAAAAGCAGTTTTTGCTTCCGATAGAAAAGCATAGCGATGTCGAGAAAGCAAGCAAGTTACATGCCATCATCAAGCCGTTTATTTTGCGGAGGATGAAATCTCAAGTCGCTACTGATTTGCCTGAAAAGGTCATCAATGTCAAGTACGCGACGATGACTCCTGAACAAGAGGAAGCCTATGAGCAAATAAAGAGTTATTATCGAGAAAAAATTGTTTCCGAAATGGGACTGCCAGGGATGAAAAATCAGCAATTCACTTTATTGCGAGGATTGACACAGCTTAGACAGATTGCCAATCACCCTAAGCTAACCGATAAGGACTATTCAGGAGATTCAGGGAAGTTGGAAAACATTATTCACATGGTGCGCGAGACGGCTTCGGAGGGGCATAAAGTGCTGATATTTAGTCAATTCGTTAGGCATTTGGCGATAGTTCGAGAATTTTTAGATCAAGAAGGAGTCAAATATGCCTATTTAGATGGTATGACAAAAGACAGACAGGCACAAGTGCAATCTTTTCAAGAGGATGATTCTGTAAAAATATTCCTGATTTCTCTAAAAGCTGGTGGTGTTGGGCTTAATTTGACCAAGGCAGAATATGTCTTTTTGTTGGATCCATGGTGGAATCCTGCGGTAGAAGCACAAGCTATTGACAGAGCTCATCGAATTGGACAACAAAATAAGGTTATCATCTATAAGTTTATTACTAGAAATACTGTAGAGGAGAAGATTATGGCCCTGCAAGAACGAAAAATGGCATTGGCAGGTGAGTTGATCAGTACGGAAGAAAGTTTTATGAAGAGTCTGAGTAAAGATGATATTGAGGCGCTCTTGGAGTAG
- the purU gene encoding formyltetrahydrofolate deformylase, translating into MNKAIITIQCQDQKGIVATVSDFLYNYQGNILEVDQHVDEEVGMFFMRAAWELDSFALAKESIESAFREEVANKFGMSFDLYFNTQKPRMAIFVSKLSHCLFDILSRYYNGQFDVEIPLVISNHLDLKKVVTAFRIPFYHLPMDKSNKASVELQQIELLKQHHVDFVVLARYMQILSGDFIKTFPNQIINIHHSFLPAFVGAKPYHAAYERGVKIIGATAHYVTEELDAGPIIEQEVARVRHHNSVSDLVQIGQDVEKVVLSKAIKYHLERKVLAYRNKTVIFY; encoded by the coding sequence ATGAACAAAGCAATCATCACCATTCAATGCCAAGACCAGAAAGGAATTGTGGCAACTGTATCTGATTTTTTATATAATTATCAGGGCAATATTTTGGAAGTAGATCAACATGTAGACGAGGAGGTCGGCATGTTTTTTATGCGGGCGGCCTGGGAATTGGATAGCTTTGCCTTAGCAAAAGAGTCCATAGAAAGCGCCTTTAGGGAAGAGGTGGCAAACAAGTTTGGGATGAGCTTCGACTTGTACTTCAACACCCAAAAGCCTCGGATGGCGATTTTTGTTTCCAAACTCAGTCATTGCTTGTTCGATATCCTTAGCCGATATTATAATGGACAGTTTGATGTAGAGATTCCGTTGGTCATTTCTAATCACTTAGATCTTAAGAAAGTTGTTACGGCTTTTCGTATTCCTTTTTACCACCTACCAATGGATAAATCCAATAAAGCATCGGTAGAACTGCAACAAATTGAGTTATTGAAGCAGCATCATGTTGACTTTGTTGTCTTAGCGCGTTACATGCAGATTTTGAGTGGAGATTTTATCAAGACTTTCCCTAATCAAATCATTAACATCCACCATTCCTTTTTGCCAGCTTTTGTTGGGGCCAAGCCTTATCATGCGGCTTATGAACGAGGGGTGAAAATTATTGGCGCTACGGCGCACTATGTAACAGAGGAACTTGACGCGGGCCCCATCATAGAGCAAGAAGTTGCCCGTGTCAGACACCATAATTCTGTAAGTGATTTGGTTCAGATTGGTCAGGATGTAGAAAAGGTCGTACTCTCCAAGGCAATCAAGTACCATTTGGAGCGAAAAGTATTGGCTTACCGGAATAAGACTGTTATCTTTTATTGA
- a CDS encoding ATP-binding protein: MMLQRELLQRIKENCFQGKVILLFGARQVGKTTLLESLVSKFNVPTAWLNADESDILEAFNSAKTSSQLINLMGPKNQLIIIDEAQQIDDIGKKLKLVYDSKLPIQVIATGSSSFELQDKTAEPLTGRKKTYQLFPVSYRELVQNTSLIESRRLLDTRLVYGTYPEVIINPGQEKEVLIEIAQSYLYKDVLKVENIRKPNHIEKLLKALAFQVGSEVSYHELAQTVGNIDTATVEKYLDMLEKAFVIFKLPAFSRNLRNEIKKGKKYYFYDNGIRNVLMSNFALPEMRLDKGALWENFLMAERMKLNHYERRFVNSYFWRTHDKAEIDYIEEVDGMLHAFEFKWKEQKARFPSSFLQTYPEHSTAVVSKTNFEVFLGLE; the protein is encoded by the coding sequence ATGATGTTACAAAGAGAGCTATTGCAACGAATCAAGGAAAATTGCTTTCAAGGAAAGGTGATTTTACTTTTTGGTGCCCGACAGGTGGGTAAGACAACCTTATTGGAATCTTTGGTCAGCAAATTCAATGTGCCAACTGCTTGGCTGAATGCCGATGAATCTGATATTTTGGAAGCTTTTAATTCTGCAAAAACCAGCTCCCAATTGATAAACTTAATGGGACCGAAAAATCAATTGATCATCATTGATGAAGCACAGCAGATTGATGATATAGGTAAAAAGCTGAAACTAGTTTATGATAGTAAGTTACCCATTCAAGTAATTGCTACGGGTTCTTCCTCATTTGAATTACAAGATAAGACCGCGGAACCACTAACCGGACGAAAGAAAACATATCAGCTGTTCCCGGTAAGCTATCGTGAACTAGTGCAAAATACTTCACTTATTGAAAGTAGAAGGCTTCTGGATACACGCCTTGTGTATGGCACCTATCCTGAAGTGATCATTAACCCAGGTCAAGAAAAGGAAGTGCTGATTGAAATTGCTCAAAGTTACTTGTATAAGGATGTCTTAAAAGTTGAAAACATTCGGAAGCCCAACCATATAGAAAAGTTGCTAAAAGCGCTTGCTTTTCAGGTTGGGAGTGAAGTAAGCTACCATGAACTGGCTCAAACAGTAGGGAATATTGATACGGCAACGGTGGAGAAGTATCTCGATATGCTCGAAAAAGCGTTTGTAATCTTTAAACTCCCAGCCTTTAGTAGAAACCTAAGAAATGAAATCAAAAAAGGCAAAAAGTATTACTTCTATGACAATGGCATTCGGAATGTATTGATGAGTAATTTTGCTTTGCCTGAAATGCGTTTGGATAAAGGCGCACTTTGGGAAAACTTTCTCATGGCAGAGCGCATGAAATTGAATCATTACGAGCGACGATTTGTCAATTCTTACTTCTGGAGGACACACGACAAGGCTGAAATTGACTATATAGAGGAAGTGGATGGTATGTTACATGCCTTCGAATTCAAATGGAAAGAACAGAAAGCCAGATTTCCATCTTCCTTTTTACAGACATATCCTGAACATAGTACGGCGGTCGTTTCCAAAACAAACTTTGAGGTATTCCTTGGTTTAGAGTAA
- a CDS encoding sigma-70 family RNA polymerase sigma factor: MGNNKQSPNQSTVFDQKTFRKFFEAHFNSVYMRLFFLLNNQEEAEELTQDIFINIWRRRSELLHVENWNAYLLKAATFKAIDYRRKRKENIIYRDQLDLCEIVQEEMEQSSEEDRLDLLQKEIDLLPDRCQIIFKLSRYEQMSYAEIAKNLDISPKTVENQIGKALKILREKLLPQLFFGLLQIFQ, encoded by the coding sequence ATGGGAAATAATAAACAATCGCCCAATCAATCTACGGTTTTTGACCAAAAAACCTTTCGAAAATTTTTTGAAGCTCATTTCAATTCAGTCTACATGAGACTTTTTTTTCTGTTGAATAACCAAGAGGAAGCCGAAGAACTCACGCAGGATATTTTTATCAATATATGGAGGAGGAGAAGCGAGTTGTTGCACGTCGAAAATTGGAATGCTTACCTACTGAAAGCAGCCACATTTAAAGCGATAGATTATCGAAGAAAAAGGAAGGAAAACATTATTTACCGTGATCAGCTGGACCTTTGCGAAATAGTACAAGAAGAAATGGAACAGTCAAGTGAGGAGGATCGATTGGACTTATTGCAAAAGGAGATCGATTTACTTCCTGATCGTTGCCAAATAATATTCAAGCTCAGTCGCTATGAGCAAATGAGCTACGCCGAGATCGCCAAAAATCTGGATATCAGCCCCAAAACAGTAGAAAATCAAATTGGTAAAGCGCTCAAAATTTTAAGAGAAAAGCTACTTCCACAACTATTTTTCGGATTGCTACAAATTTTTCAGTAA
- a CDS encoding FecR family protein encodes MEPTDEQLARWLESPSQDDIQDLQEWLDKSPENLQKWESYQMLWLNSANLPSKVPLPDRERIWSGIEADIRERKTFTISGFFKYAAAAAVILTISVSVFLSISSKQEHYIASNGSMEIWLSDSSLVVLKEGSELKVSKDYLVEERTVFLQGDAFFEVKRNEQKPFLVQTESHFVKVLGTSFLVQSTQPEEATVSVFSGKVKFGVPAGQSSILTKDMSLTILGDQFIEKKKSANDLAWWTGELKYDNAPLSQFVADMAYNFGIEVKVSATSLMGCELTAKFEGLTPDEMVQAVAMTFRSQLRQSSQSSVEMQGGNCETGGASW; translated from the coding sequence ATGGAACCCACAGATGAACAATTGGCAAGATGGCTCGAAAGTCCGAGTCAGGATGATATCCAGGATTTACAGGAATGGCTGGACAAAAGCCCTGAGAATCTTCAGAAATGGGAGAGCTACCAAATGCTTTGGCTAAATTCAGCAAACTTGCCTTCCAAGGTTCCATTGCCTGACAGGGAAAGGATTTGGTCAGGAATTGAAGCAGATATTAGAGAAAGAAAAACCTTTACGATTTCAGGCTTTTTCAAATATGCAGCCGCCGCGGCTGTCATATTGACGATTTCTGTATCCGTTTTCCTTTCGATTTCATCCAAGCAGGAACATTACATTGCAAGCAATGGATCCATGGAAATTTGGTTGTCTGATAGTTCCCTCGTGGTATTGAAGGAAGGATCTGAATTGAAAGTTTCGAAGGACTATTTGGTGGAGGAGCGAACGGTTTTTTTGCAAGGCGATGCATTTTTTGAAGTAAAAAGAAATGAACAAAAGCCATTTTTGGTCCAAACTGAATCACATTTTGTCAAAGTATTGGGAACATCCTTTTTGGTCCAATCGACTCAGCCGGAAGAAGCCACAGTCTCTGTTTTCTCCGGTAAGGTTAAATTTGGAGTCCCTGCAGGTCAAAGCAGTATCCTGACAAAGGATATGTCATTGACCATTTTGGGCGATCAGTTCATAGAAAAGAAAAAAAGCGCCAATGACCTTGCTTGGTGGACAGGAGAACTGAAGTATGACAATGCGCCATTGTCTCAGTTTGTCGCAGACATGGCCTATAATTTTGGAATTGAGGTAAAGGTCTCGGCTACTTCTTTGATGGGCTGCGAACTCACGGCCAAGTTTGAGGGATTGACTCCCGATGAGATGGTGCAGGCTGTGGCCATGACCTTTAGAAGCCAACTGAGACAATCCTCCCAATCAAGTGTGGAAATGCAAGGTGGAAATTGTGAAACGGGAGGTGCCTCATGGTAA
- a CDS encoding TonB-dependent receptor, with protein sequence MVRVFLIFALCFLSFWANAQERMRLNGQYSSEQLIESIEQQTPFRFVYQSQILPKGKVITLNFEQAKLEEVLAFWTAALQLEYKIQGNLIVLSPASPSRRILSGYVINQGDGEKLIGANIQVLGTGIGITTNEYGYFALSIPQGNYMIKISYVGFQTLTEEIALFQDTAKNFQLQIANVLLDEVSVVSVEDKVEEIQMSTFKVNMALVRKLPAIGGEVDPLRILQLLPGVQFGTEGTSGFNVRGGSQDQNLILLDGVPMYNVSHLFGFLSVFNADAIQNMDLTKGAFPARYGGRLSSVLDISMKEGSKERISGNVGLSTFASKFFLEGPLAGEKMTFMVSARRSFLDPILIPITRRQKIENGASGGQSNYSFYDINAKVNYTFSAKDRIYLSMYQGNDRYSDNTLRISTFGNSRVESEQDVKLGWGNQVASLRWNHVFQPTLFSNINLFTSRYRLNSVSDNYVEIRSGSERIFSEDFSDQLSSIRDYGGKIDFSYFPNPTHFVKFGGLLLRHRFVNQFQSNFSITRNTQREEDSSSLREENNAWEGFVFVEDEITINRQLGVNVGIHASNFWSGGVSYPSIQPRASIRWAINESNAIKGGFAKMTQYLHLLTNSGIGLPTDLWLGSSPEIGPQNANQWSLGYTKTFSRGVDFTVEGFHKKMQGLLDFKDGVTFFMNTGSTSEKVTSGDGLAKGVEMMLQKQVGKTQGWISYTWSKSDRIFQEINNGEPFPFIFDRRHDFSALINQQVGKRWNLSATWIYLTGRAVTLPISTFVENVVIPGDRIGNNADLIEYSARNAYRFKPYHRLDISANYEKITTWGGHRFSVSVYNLYNRQNTFFLSQDPGAASDGSIQLIDNPLFPLIPGFSYGIFF encoded by the coding sequence ATGGTAAGGGTATTCTTGATTTTCGCTCTCTGTTTTTTGTCTTTTTGGGCCAATGCTCAGGAACGTATGCGTTTGAATGGACAATATTCCTCTGAGCAACTGATCGAAAGTATAGAGCAGCAGACGCCTTTTCGGTTTGTCTACCAAAGCCAAATCCTCCCAAAAGGGAAGGTGATCACACTAAATTTTGAGCAGGCTAAACTCGAGGAAGTCCTTGCTTTTTGGACAGCTGCCCTGCAATTGGAATATAAGATTCAGGGGAACCTGATAGTATTGTCACCTGCCTCACCCTCCAGAAGAATTCTCAGCGGCTATGTGATCAATCAGGGTGATGGAGAAAAGCTCATCGGTGCCAACATTCAGGTTTTGGGTACAGGAATCGGAATTACTACCAACGAATATGGCTACTTCGCACTATCCATTCCACAGGGCAACTACATGATAAAGATTTCTTATGTGGGTTTTCAGACCTTGACCGAAGAGATTGCTTTATTCCAAGACACTGCCAAGAATTTCCAGCTTCAAATTGCCAATGTGCTATTGGATGAGGTATCCGTAGTCTCGGTGGAAGACAAGGTGGAGGAAATTCAGATGAGTACCTTCAAGGTAAATATGGCCTTGGTCCGAAAGCTGCCTGCAATCGGCGGAGAGGTCGACCCCCTGCGGATTCTTCAACTGCTTCCGGGAGTGCAGTTTGGTACCGAAGGCACCTCGGGATTCAATGTACGTGGAGGCTCTCAGGATCAAAATCTGATTCTGTTGGACGGCGTGCCTATGTACAATGTCTCCCATCTTTTTGGCTTTCTCTCGGTATTCAATGCCGATGCAATTCAGAATATGGACTTGACCAAAGGAGCTTTTCCTGCTAGATATGGAGGAAGACTTTCCTCCGTCTTGGACATCAGCATGAAAGAAGGCAGTAAGGAAAGGATCTCGGGGAATGTCGGACTCAGTACCTTTGCCTCAAAGTTCTTTTTGGAAGGACCTTTGGCGGGGGAGAAAATGACCTTTATGGTTTCGGCCCGGAGAAGCTTTCTGGATCCTATTTTGATTCCTATTACCAGAAGGCAAAAAATCGAAAATGGTGCCAGCGGAGGCCAAAGCAATTATTCCTTTTACGATATCAATGCCAAGGTCAATTACACCTTTTCTGCCAAGGATCGGATCTACCTGAGCATGTATCAGGGAAATGACCGATACAGTGACAATACCCTAAGAATAAGCACCTTCGGAAACTCCAGAGTAGAAAGTGAACAAGATGTCAAACTTGGTTGGGGCAATCAGGTAGCCTCTTTGCGATGGAACCATGTCTTTCAACCAACCCTTTTTTCAAATATCAATCTTTTTACGAGCAGGTATCGGTTGAATAGTGTTTCGGATAATTATGTAGAAATCAGATCAGGGAGTGAACGGATATTCAGTGAGGACTTTTCGGACCAGCTATCCTCTATCCGGGATTATGGAGGAAAAATTGATTTCAGCTATTTCCCAAACCCAACCCACTTTGTGAAATTTGGCGGACTTTTACTCAGACATCGATTTGTAAATCAGTTTCAGTCCAACTTCTCCATCACTCGCAACACCCAACGGGAGGAGGATTCTTCCAGCTTGAGGGAAGAAAATAACGCATGGGAGGGATTTGTTTTCGTGGAGGACGAGATTACGATCAACCGACAGTTGGGGGTCAATGTCGGTATCCATGCCAGTAATTTTTGGTCGGGTGGGGTAAGTTATCCTTCCATTCAGCCTAGGGCTTCCATTCGATGGGCAATCAATGAATCAAACGCCATCAAAGGAGGGTTTGCAAAAATGACCCAATACCTCCACCTCCTGACCAACAGTGGCATAGGGCTGCCAACAGATCTTTGGCTGGGGTCCAGCCCGGAGATAGGCCCACAAAATGCCAATCAGTGGTCATTGGGGTATACCAAAACGTTTTCCAGAGGGGTTGATTTTACGGTAGAAGGTTTCCACAAGAAAATGCAAGGCCTACTGGATTTTAAAGACGGGGTAACATTTTTTATGAATACGGGAAGCACCAGTGAGAAGGTGACCAGCGGAGATGGATTAGCCAAAGGGGTGGAAATGATGCTTCAAAAGCAGGTGGGGAAAACACAGGGTTGGATATCCTATACTTGGTCAAAATCGGACCGAATTTTCCAAGAAATCAATAACGGGGAACCGTTCCCGTTCATTTTCGACAGAAGACATGATTTTTCAGCCTTGATCAATCAGCAAGTTGGTAAACGATGGAACCTCAGTGCCACTTGGATTTACCTGACAGGAAGGGCGGTGACCTTGCCCATTTCTACCTTTGTTGAAAATGTAGTGATCCCGGGCGATAGGATAGGAAATAATGCAGATCTCATTGAGTACAGTGCCCGAAATGCCTATCGCTTCAAGCCCTATCACCGATTGGATATTTCTGCCAATTACGAAAAAATCACCACATGGGGAGGGCACCGCTTTTCAGTCAGTGTGTATAATCTATATAACCGACAAAACACCTTCTTCCTATCCCAAGATCCTGGAGCAGCATCTGACGGATCTATTCAACTCATAGACAATCCCCTATTTCCACTTATCCCCGGTTTTTCTTATGGAATATTCTTCTAG
- a CDS encoding DUF4249 domain-containing protein translates to MEYSSSVIRNLVALGLLYATSSCLFESPSPIEIIDSQKKLVVNGHISPDVPLLISVTNNIPFTTAMFALQNIPDARVELWEGGRKLEEGVFQPSATVTVGLPEIEKKFPNHFAYRAFFAFESVPEAGKSYSLKVNAPGYPAVETTDRVPENAAEAPTFRILSINRSNGLITVEVDLELLDEKNYFHLQFFVRTNGFNDVEQVEQVKVVLDNEGLLNVDNNGVAFEGGLNSGIMYNPNVFGSKSNKRIIVLEYLSVIFFPEIQFELSAEIRTISKSYYDYYVAVIQQKYYGDYPFVTSIRIPNNVQGGLGNFSAFTARKSGWVDLR, encoded by the coding sequence ATGGAATATTCTTCTAGTGTCATCCGAAATTTAGTAGCGCTTGGGTTGCTTTATGCGACCAGTTCCTGCCTGTTTGAGTCTCCTTCCCCAATTGAAATCATTGATTCCCAAAAGAAATTGGTAGTCAATGGTCATATCAGCCCCGATGTACCTTTGCTGATATCCGTGACCAATAACATCCCATTTACCACTGCCATGTTTGCCTTGCAGAATATTCCGGATGCCAGAGTAGAACTTTGGGAAGGAGGCAGGAAGTTGGAGGAGGGGGTGTTTCAACCTTCAGCAACTGTCACTGTGGGCTTGCCTGAAATTGAAAAAAAGTTTCCAAATCATTTTGCTTACAGGGCCTTTTTTGCATTTGAGTCCGTGCCTGAGGCAGGTAAGTCCTATTCGCTCAAAGTCAATGCTCCCGGATATCCGGCTGTGGAAACCACGGATCGGGTCCCTGAGAATGCAGCAGAGGCACCCACATTCCGAATCCTATCCATCAACAGGTCCAATGGCCTAATCACAGTAGAAGTGGATTTAGAGCTTTTGGATGAAAAAAATTACTTCCATTTGCAGTTTTTTGTCAGGACAAACGGATTTAATGACGTTGAACAAGTTGAACAAGTCAAGGTGGTGTTGGACAACGAAGGATTGTTAAATGTCGATAATAATGGTGTGGCCTTCGAAGGAGGGCTAAATTCAGGTATTATGTATAATCCCAACGTCTTTGGATCAAAAAGCAACAAGCGAATCATCGTGTTGGAATATTTATCGGTTATTTTCTTCCCCGAGATTCAATTTGAACTAAGTGCAGAAATACGGACCATCAGCAAAAGCTACTATGACTATTATGTGGCTGTAATCCAGCAAAAATATTATGGTGACTACCCGTTTGTTACCTCTATTAGGATTCCTAACAATGTGCAGGGTGGCTTGGGTAACTTTTCTGCCTTTACAGCTAGAAAATCAGGATGGGTGGATTTGAGATAA